From a single Lactococcus allomyrinae genomic region:
- a CDS encoding ABC transporter ATP-binding protein has product MANENVIQMIDVTKRFGEFVANDKINLELKKGEIHALLGENGAGKSTLMNILSGLLEPTSGEVHVNGKLENIDSPSKAANLGIGMVHQHFMLVDAFTVAENIILGNEITKGLNLDLKTAKKKILELSNRYGLTVEPDSLVRDISVGQQQRVEILKTLYRGADILIFDEPTAVLTPAEITELMQILKNLIKEGKSIILITHKLDEIRAVADRITVIRRGKSIETVELGDKTNQELAEMMVGHAVSFVTEKEPAHPTDVVLQVENLQVRENRGSLAVKGLSLDVHAGEIVGLAGIDGNGQTELIKAITGLMKVDSGTVKLHGKDITNQRPRKITEQSVGHVPEDRHRDGLVLQMTVAENIALQTYYKAPMSKYGFLDYNKINSYARDLMHEFDVRGAGEWVSAGSLSGGNQQKAIIAREVDRNPDLLIVSQPTRGLDVGAIEYIHKRLIQARDEGKAVLVVSFELDEILNVSDRIAVIHDGHIQGIVSPETTTKQELGILMVGGNINE; this is encoded by the coding sequence ATGGCCAACGAAAATGTCATTCAAATGATTGATGTGACCAAACGATTTGGTGAATTTGTCGCTAACGACAAAATCAATCTTGAGTTGAAGAAAGGGGAAATTCATGCGTTACTCGGTGAAAATGGTGCCGGTAAATCAACACTAATGAATATCCTTTCAGGACTCCTTGAACCTACTTCTGGGGAAGTTCACGTCAACGGAAAACTCGAAAATATCGATTCTCCATCTAAAGCAGCCAACCTAGGAATTGGTATGGTTCACCAGCATTTCATGCTAGTTGACGCTTTTACAGTCGCGGAAAATATCATTCTCGGTAATGAAATCACAAAAGGACTAAACCTCGACCTCAAAACAGCGAAAAAGAAAATCCTTGAACTTTCTAATCGCTATGGTCTTACAGTAGAACCCGACTCTCTTGTGCGAGATATTTCTGTCGGACAACAGCAGCGTGTTGAGATACTAAAAACACTCTATCGTGGAGCAGATATTTTAATCTTTGATGAACCAACAGCCGTTCTGACTCCCGCCGAAATTACTGAATTAATGCAGATATTAAAAAATCTCATTAAAGAAGGTAAATCTATCATCCTCATCACACACAAACTTGATGAAATTCGTGCAGTTGCTGACCGTATTACCGTAATCCGCCGTGGTAAATCTATTGAAACCGTTGAGCTTGGAGACAAAACAAACCAAGAACTCGCAGAAATGATGGTTGGACACGCTGTTTCTTTCGTTACAGAAAAAGAACCTGCGCATCCTACTGATGTCGTTCTCCAAGTAGAGAATCTACAAGTCAGAGAAAATCGTGGTTCTCTTGCAGTTAAAGGACTTTCACTTGACGTTCATGCAGGCGAAATCGTTGGACTCGCAGGTATTGATGGAAATGGTCAAACTGAGCTAATCAAAGCAATTACTGGATTGATGAAAGTTGATTCAGGTACAGTAAAATTACATGGTAAAGACATTACAAATCAACGCCCTCGTAAAATTACCGAACAATCTGTCGGGCACGTTCCAGAAGACCGTCATCGTGATGGTTTAGTCCTCCAAATGACCGTCGCTGAAAACATTGCGCTTCAAACCTATTACAAAGCTCCAATGAGCAAATATGGATTCCTTGACTACAACAAAATCAATAGCTACGCTCGTGATTTAATGCATGAATTTGATGTTCGTGGTGCTGGAGAATGGGTTTCTGCTGGTTCTCTCTCTGGTGGTAACCAACAAAAAGCAATCATCGCACGCGAAGTTGATCGTAACCCAGACCTGCTCATTGTTTCGCAACCTACACGTGGACTTGATGTTGGTGCGATTGAATACATTCACAAACGCTTAATTCAAGCACGAGATGAAGGCAAGGCTGTCCTAGTTGTTTCTTTCGAACTTGATGAAATTCTCAATGTCTCTGACCGAATCGCTGTTATCCATGATGGTCATATTCAGGGTATCGTTTCTCCTGAAACAACCACAAAACAAGAACTCGGTATTTTGATGGTCGGAGGTAATATTAATGAATAG
- a CDS encoding putative RNA methyltransferase has product MNEILKCPVCDQALTPHEKTYECSNHHSFDCAKEGYLNLLLNAKKTAGDSKEMMAARRNFLAKGYYEKLSDHINTHLQAVSTDKSSVIDIGCGEGYYLSRFQRQMAHHADQFYGLDISKLGIRMAAKKNPDIHWLVANFSKLPFTDHSISSVLSMFAEYSVEEIDRVLADKGTVIIVRAASDHLLELKNIIYPEIHEKVKAASIKYFPGYHVERENYRYKTTIKTTDDLLSLLLMTPHYWKIKPDGIDKLKTYKELEITVSIEIDCLTRQFH; this is encoded by the coding sequence ATGAATGAAATATTAAAATGTCCTGTCTGCGACCAAGCATTAACTCCACATGAAAAAACTTATGAATGTAGCAATCATCATAGTTTCGATTGTGCTAAAGAAGGATATCTTAACCTTTTACTTAATGCCAAAAAGACAGCGGGTGATTCCAAAGAAATGATGGCAGCCAGACGAAATTTTCTCGCAAAAGGCTATTACGAAAAGCTGTCAGACCATATCAATACTCACTTACAAGCCGTCAGTACTGACAAAAGTTCTGTCATTGATATCGGCTGTGGTGAGGGCTACTACCTCTCACGCTTTCAACGTCAAATGGCTCATCATGCAGATCAGTTCTATGGTCTTGATATTTCAAAGCTCGGTATTCGTATGGCAGCAAAGAAAAATCCTGACATTCATTGGCTTGTGGCCAATTTTTCCAAACTTCCCTTTACTGACCATTCTATCAGCAGTGTTTTGTCCATGTTCGCTGAATATTCTGTCGAAGAAATTGATCGAGTCCTTGCTGACAAAGGTACTGTCATTATTGTCAGAGCTGCAAGCGACCATCTTTTGGAATTAAAAAATATCATTTACCCTGAAATTCATGAAAAAGTTAAAGCAGCCAGCATCAAGTATTTCCCAGGTTACCATGTTGAACGTGAAAATTATCGCTACAAAACAACGATTAAAACCACTGATGACCTGCTCAGCCTACTTCTAATGACACCTCACTACTGGAAAATAAAACCTGACGGTATTGACAAACTCAAAACATATAAAGAATTAGAAATCACTGTCAGTATCGAAATTGACTGTTTGACACGTCAATTTCATTAA
- a CDS encoding Rqc2 family fibronectin-binding protein, giving the protein MSFDGIFLHHMTAELQLLVGGRIQKINQPFEQELVLTVRANGKSHKLLLSAHPVFGRVQLTKTDFQNPQNPTNFVMILRKYLAGSFIEKIEQVGNDRQIIFHISTKDEIGDMMKIALIAEIMGKHSNIILLEQTSGKIIESIKHIGFSQNQYRTILPGSTYITPPLTNAINPFVSTDEKIFDALQTDSLSKVFQGIGRDSREALSGLSVNDFKQKLTNVVPSIYSDDRFSSIQLTDDFVKFDDLSEMLDIYYADKAERDRVKQVASSVIKKVQNELKKNRDKLKKQETELSATDKAEIFRQKGELLNTFLQQVPNDKPSVTLENYYTDKPIEIALDLSRTPVQNAQRYFHRYQKLKQAVKFLGEQIEQTKQAITYLESVESNLSNADVPEIADIREELIQTGYIKQKYRNKKQKMLPPEKYQAPDGTIILVGKNNLQNEQVTFKLSRRGDLWFHVKDIPGSHVLITGNPTPSDETITFAGELAAYFSKARHSNLVQVDVLEAKKLHKPTGTAPGFVTYDREKTIRVTPDEEIIKARKISR; this is encoded by the coding sequence ATGTCTTTTGATGGTATTTTTCTACACCACATGACCGCTGAATTGCAGCTCCTTGTCGGCGGTCGTATTCAGAAAATCAATCAGCCTTTCGAGCAGGAACTTGTGCTGACCGTGCGTGCAAATGGTAAATCACATAAACTTTTGCTGTCCGCTCATCCTGTATTTGGACGTGTTCAATTGACGAAAACAGACTTTCAAAATCCACAAAATCCGACTAATTTTGTCATGATTCTGCGCAAGTATTTGGCTGGCAGTTTCATTGAAAAAATTGAACAAGTTGGCAATGATCGACAAATTATTTTCCATATTTCCACCAAGGATGAAATTGGTGACATGATGAAAATCGCGCTAATTGCAGAAATTATGGGCAAACACAGTAACATTATCTTACTTGAGCAAACTTCAGGTAAAATTATTGAGAGTATCAAACACATTGGATTTTCACAAAATCAATATCGAACGATTTTGCCAGGTTCGACTTACATCACACCACCGCTGACAAATGCTATTAATCCTTTTGTCAGCACTGACGAAAAAATTTTTGATGCGCTTCAGACTGACAGCCTCTCAAAAGTTTTTCAAGGTATTGGGCGTGATAGTCGAGAGGCGCTTTCAGGTCTGTCAGTCAATGACTTTAAGCAAAAATTGACTAACGTTGTACCATCAATTTATTCTGATGATCGTTTTTCAAGTATTCAACTGACAGATGATTTTGTCAAATTTGATGATTTGTCAGAAATGCTGGATATCTATTATGCCGACAAGGCGGAGCGAGACCGTGTCAAACAAGTCGCAAGCAGCGTCATCAAAAAAGTTCAAAATGAGCTTAAAAAGAATCGTGACAAACTTAAAAAGCAAGAAACAGAGCTGTCAGCAACTGACAAAGCTGAAATTTTTCGTCAAAAAGGTGAACTCCTCAACACTTTCCTCCAGCAAGTGCCAAATGACAAACCATCAGTAACATTAGAAAATTATTATACTGACAAACCGATTGAGATCGCCTTAGATTTATCCCGAACGCCTGTGCAAAATGCTCAGCGCTACTTCCATCGCTATCAAAAATTAAAACAAGCTGTCAAATTCTTGGGCGAACAAATTGAGCAAACCAAACAAGCTATCACTTATCTTGAATCTGTTGAATCAAATCTTTCAAATGCTGATGTTCCTGAGATTGCAGATATTCGTGAAGAACTTATTCAGACCGGATATATCAAGCAAAAATATCGTAACAAGAAACAAAAAATGCTACCACCCGAAAAATATCAGGCCCCCGATGGCACAATTATTCTCGTCGGCAAAAATAATTTACAAAATGAACAAGTCACATTCAAACTCTCAAGACGTGGAGATTTGTGGTTTCATGTCAAAGATATTCCTGGAAGTCACGTACTTATTACGGGAAATCCCACTCCTTCTGATGAAACGATTACATTTGCTGGAGAACTCGCTGCTTATTTCAGCAAAGCACGTCACTCCAACCTTGTTCAAGTTGATGTTTTAGAAGCTAAAAAATTACACAAACCTACTGGTACAGCGCCCGGATTTGTTACCTATGACCGTGAAAAAACGATTCGCGTCACACCAGATGAAGAAATCATTAAAGCCAGAAAGATTTCGAGATAG
- a CDS encoding folate family ECF transporter S component: MKNFTKKIELQRLVLLAFLLALQLVLSRLAIGNSFFRLSPVFIANALIGMIAGPLWGGILLMIGDILGAVLSGVPYFPGFTISAFFVGILYGIFFYKKRLDIKNKKHWFFVFIAIAIIMLIDSTFFNTLWITLMIPNSNFSTFMTLLSGRVLLLLQVPLETCILMFIIPTLQSIKPIGAFITEHSK, from the coding sequence ATGAAAAACTTTACGAAAAAAATTGAGCTGCAACGCTTAGTCCTTTTGGCCTTTCTATTGGCGTTACAGTTAGTACTATCAAGACTAGCCATTGGCAATAGTTTTTTTAGACTTAGTCCAGTCTTTATTGCTAATGCACTAATTGGAATGATTGCAGGACCATTATGGGGAGGAATTCTCCTAATGATAGGTGATATTCTAGGAGCTGTCTTATCAGGAGTGCCCTATTTCCCAGGGTTTACGATTTCTGCATTTTTTGTAGGGATACTTTATGGCATATTTTTCTATAAAAAACGTCTAGACATAAAAAATAAAAAACATTGGTTCTTCGTATTCATAGCGATTGCGATAATCATGCTCATAGATTCAACCTTTTTTAATACATTATGGATAACGTTGATGATACCAAATTCGAACTTTTCAACTTTTATGACCTTGCTTAGCGGCCGAGTCCTGTTATTACTCCAAGTTCCACTCGAAACTTGTATTCTAATGTTTATTATCCCAACTCTTCAATCAATAAAACCTATTGGAGCATTCATAACAGAACATTCAAAATGA
- a CDS encoding Spx/MgsR family RNA polymerase-binding regulatory protein, which produces MIKLFYFPGCSSSQKAKQWLIKNELNFEEVNLIEDELEKSDILRILSLTELGAEEILSKRSHIYKALDLDFDTLSLSELVKLISKNRGLLRRPLLVDEYRLQVGYNEDDIRQFLPRSVRKIEIARAIDNVRMWDEERAACN; this is translated from the coding sequence ATGATAAAATTATTTTACTTCCCAGGATGCTCATCAAGCCAGAAAGCTAAACAGTGGTTGATTAAAAATGAATTAAACTTTGAAGAAGTTAATTTGATAGAAGATGAGTTAGAAAAAAGTGATATTCTAAGAATACTCTCATTAACAGAATTGGGTGCAGAAGAAATTCTTTCAAAAAGAAGTCATATTTATAAGGCATTAGATTTGGACTTTGATACACTTAGCCTAAGTGAATTAGTAAAATTAATCAGCAAAAATAGAGGACTTCTAAGACGTCCACTTCTTGTAGACGAATACAGATTGCAAGTGGGTTACAATGAAGATGATATTCGGCAATTTCTCCCTCGCTCCGTACGAAAAATAGAAATCGCACGTGCAATTGATAATGTTAGAATGTGGGATGAAGAAAGAGCTGCCTGCAATTAA
- the spxB gene encoding pyruvate oxidase, giving the protein MKNTVKAGVAAVKVLENWGVKNIYGLPGGSINSLMDALLEERENIHYVQVRHEEVGAMAASMHAKFTGHIGVAFGSAGPGGTHLLNGLYDAREDHVPVLAIIGQFGTSGMNMDTFQEMNEDPIYADVAVYHRVVMTAQSLPHVIDEAIRQAYSQRGVAVVQLPVNLGWEEIPSGSWFDASQVYAQPKLANPEAKQIEKAAEILENAERPLIFAGIGMRGAGDEVIALSKKLKAPIMISALAIDIIDHDYEAFLGSAIRVSRKPANEAIANADTVLMLGTNQPFIDVTNMFEHVKHVVQVDIDPAKLGKRQKTELAILADAKKVVHSLNENINEKSETAWWRANIKNVANWKSYTDSLEQDVQSPLNMYQVYHAINKVATHNALFSTDVGDVTMTSVRHLKMGKGQMWRTSGLFATMGVGLPGAITAKLDYPERQVWSLSGDGAFSMVMQDLATQVQEKLGILNVVFSNEQFGFIKDEQEATNKGYLGVEFTGIDFAKIAEAMGAKGYTVRKVEELDHIFEQALNDIEKNIPVLVDAKITGESPIPAEALKLDSERFSKEEINKFKTRFHAEILKPFSEYMKEEGLSEAEKATAQGGF; this is encoded by the coding sequence ATGAAAAACACCGTAAAAGCAGGCGTTGCTGCAGTTAAAGTTCTTGAAAATTGGGGAGTAAAAAATATCTATGGTCTTCCCGGAGGATCCATTAATTCTTTGATGGATGCACTTTTAGAAGAAAGAGAAAACATTCATTATGTTCAAGTTCGTCACGAAGAAGTAGGAGCAATGGCCGCAAGTATGCACGCTAAATTCACTGGACATATTGGAGTAGCTTTTGGTTCTGCAGGACCTGGTGGGACTCATTTGCTCAATGGACTCTATGACGCTAGAGAAGATCATGTACCAGTCTTAGCTATCATTGGACAGTTTGGAACAAGTGGGATGAATATGGATACTTTTCAAGAAATGAATGAAGACCCCATTTATGCTGATGTTGCTGTTTACCATCGAGTAGTTATGACCGCTCAATCTTTACCTCATGTGATTGATGAAGCGATTAGACAAGCTTATAGCCAAAGAGGAGTCGCAGTCGTCCAACTTCCAGTTAATCTAGGATGGGAAGAAATTCCTTCAGGCAGTTGGTTTGATGCGAGTCAAGTTTATGCTCAACCAAAACTAGCTAATCCAGAAGCAAAACAAATAGAAAAAGCAGCTGAAATTCTAGAAAATGCTGAACGTCCTTTGATTTTTGCAGGGATTGGAATGCGAGGAGCAGGTGATGAAGTAATTGCTCTATCCAAAAAACTTAAAGCCCCTATCATGATTTCAGCCTTAGCGATAGATATTATTGACCATGATTATGAAGCATTTTTAGGTTCAGCAATCCGTGTATCAAGAAAACCAGCAAATGAAGCTATCGCAAATGCAGATACTGTTTTAATGCTTGGTACCAACCAACCTTTTATTGATGTGACCAATATGTTTGAACATGTGAAGCATGTCGTACAAGTTGATATTGACCCAGCAAAACTTGGAAAAAGACAAAAAACAGAATTAGCAATCTTAGCTGATGCCAAAAAAGTCGTTCATTCATTAAATGAAAATATCAACGAAAAATCAGAAACAGCGTGGTGGCGTGCTAACATAAAAAATGTTGCTAACTGGAAATCATATACAGATTCTCTTGAGCAAGATGTTCAATCTCCGTTAAATATGTATCAAGTTTATCACGCCATTAATAAAGTGGCGACTCATAATGCTTTATTTTCAACTGATGTGGGTGATGTTACAATGACTTCAGTACGTCACTTGAAGATGGGTAAAGGACAAATGTGGCGTACATCAGGACTTTTTGCAACGATGGGTGTTGGACTTCCAGGAGCAATTACGGCAAAACTAGATTATCCTGAACGACAAGTTTGGTCATTGTCAGGTGATGGTGCATTCTCCATGGTGATGCAAGACCTAGCTACCCAAGTACAAGAAAAACTAGGTATACTCAATGTTGTCTTTTCAAATGAACAATTTGGTTTTATAAAAGATGAACAAGAAGCTACAAACAAAGGATATCTTGGTGTTGAATTTACAGGTATTGATTTTGCAAAAATAGCGGAAGCTATGGGAGCTAAAGGATATACTGTTCGAAAAGTTGAAGAGTTAGATCATATTTTTGAACAAGCTTTGAATGATATCGAAAAAAATATTCCTGTATTGGTTGATGCCAAAATAACTGGAGAAAGTCCTATTCCTGCCGAAGCTTTAAAATTAGATTCAGAACGGTTCTCAAAAGAAGAAATCAATAAATTCAAAACTAGATTTCATGCTGAAATTCTTAAACCATTTTCTGAATATATGAAAGAAGAAGGATTAAGTGAAGCTGAAAAAGCAACAGCACAAGGTGGTTTCTAA
- a CDS encoding 2-dehydropantoate 2-reductase: MKITIAGAGAMGSRFGLMLHQGGNDVTLVDGWADHVNAIKENGLQANFNGEDIVAHLPIELQSNISSQEKTDLIVLFTKAMQLDKMLQDIKPLIDKRTKVLCLLNGIGHEDIVEKYVPVENIFIGNTIWTAGLEAPGRVKLFGDGSVELQNLAMGQEAAARELAKVLFESGLNAKYSENIRYSIYRKACVNGTVNGLCTILDTNMYGLGITQFAHDTVVTIVDEFAAVAKYEGVNLDISEVVEHVETCFNPDTIGMHYPSMYQDLIKNNRLTEIDYINGAVSRKGVKYHVATPYCDFLTQLIHSKEEILKAK; the protein is encoded by the coding sequence ATGAAAATTACAATCGCAGGAGCTGGTGCAATGGGGAGTCGCTTTGGTTTAATGCTACATCAAGGCGGCAATGATGTTACCCTAGTTGATGGCTGGGCTGACCATGTGAATGCAATTAAAGAAAATGGCTTACAAGCTAATTTTAATGGGGAAGATATTGTGGCTCATTTGCCAATAGAGCTTCAATCAAATATTTCTTCTCAAGAGAAAACAGACTTGATTGTCTTATTTACTAAAGCGATGCAATTGGATAAAATGCTTCAAGATATCAAGCCGCTAATTGATAAACGCACGAAAGTTTTGTGCTTACTTAATGGGATTGGACATGAGGATATTGTTGAGAAATATGTTCCAGTAGAGAATATTTTCATTGGAAACACAATATGGACTGCGGGCTTGGAAGCGCCTGGTAGAGTAAAGTTATTTGGAGATGGTTCAGTCGAGTTACAGAACTTGGCGATGGGGCAAGAAGCTGCTGCTAGAGAACTTGCTAAAGTTTTATTTGAGTCTGGTCTAAATGCTAAATATTCAGAGAATATTCGTTATTCAATTTATCGTAAAGCTTGTGTAAATGGTACAGTGAATGGTTTATGTACGATTTTAGACACTAATATGTATGGGCTTGGAATTACACAATTTGCTCATGATACGGTTGTCACTATTGTCGATGAATTCGCAGCTGTAGCCAAGTATGAAGGAGTAAATTTAGATATATCTGAGGTTGTTGAGCACGTCGAAACTTGTTTTAATCCCGATACCATCGGTATGCACTATCCCTCAATGTACCAAGATTTAATTAAAAATAATCGTCTTACAGAAATTGATTATATTAATGGTGCAGTATCAAGAAAAGGGGTAAAATATCATGTTGCAACACCTTACTGTGATTTTTTGACACAACTGATTCATAGTAAAGAAGAAATCTTAAAAGCAAAATAG
- a CDS encoding epoxyqueuosine reductase QueH — MKNASEILEKMNKNQKINYDRVFQKVQEDWIEQGIRPQILLHSCCAPCSTYSLEYLTRTADVTIYFANSNIHPASEYERRKIVQQQFIEEFNQRTGNEVKFISADYEPNLFIKMIQENHLAGEPEGGKRCTACFQMRLDIVAEKAKELGFDYFGSALTLSPKKNSQLINEIGLDIQKIYSVNYLPSDFKKNNGYKRSIELCKEYDVYRQCYCGCIYAAKAQGVDLKIQNREAIAFINNQKKI, encoded by the coding sequence ATGAAAAATGCATCAGAAATTTTAGAAAAAATGAATAAAAATCAAAAAATTAATTATGATAGAGTTTTTCAAAAAGTACAAGAAGATTGGATTGAGCAGGGGATTCGACCTCAAATATTGCTGCATAGTTGTTGTGCACCATGTAGCACTTATTCACTTGAATATCTTACTCGTACAGCTGATGTGACAATTTATTTTGCTAATTCAAACATACATCCTGCTAGCGAATATGAAAGACGAAAAATTGTTCAGCAGCAATTTATTGAAGAATTCAATCAACGAACAGGTAATGAAGTTAAATTTATTTCCGCTGATTATGAGCCTAATCTTTTCATAAAAATGATACAAGAAAATCATCTTGCTGGTGAGCCTGAAGGTGGAAAAAGATGTACGGCTTGTTTTCAAATGAGATTGGATATTGTGGCTGAGAAAGCCAAAGAACTAGGGTTTGACTATTTTGGTAGTGCTCTGACGCTTTCTCCAAAGAAAAATAGTCAACTTATCAATGAAATTGGTCTTGATATTCAGAAAATATATAGTGTAAATTATCTTCCAAGTGATTTTAAGAAAAATAACGGCTATAAACGTTCTATTGAGCTTTGTAAAGAATATGATGTTTATCGTCAATGTTATTGTGGATGTATTTATGCTGCTAAAGCGCAAGGTGTGGACTTGAAGATTCAGAATAGGGAAGCTATTGCTTTCATAAATAATCAAAAAAAGATTTGA